In Deltaproteobacteria bacterium, the genomic stretch AGGGCGGCGACGCCGTTCGCCCGCACCTCCTGCAGCACCAGGGCGAGGCCGCGGTGGTGCACCTGTTCCGGGTGGCCGCGAGCCTGGACTCGATGGTCGTCGGCGAGCCCCAGATCCTCGGCCAGGTGAAGGACGCGTTCTCGAGCTCCGTCGCCGCGGGCACCGTGGGTGGCGAGCTCACCCGCGCGTGCGAGGCCGCGTTCGCCGCAGCCAAGCGGGTGCGCACCGAGACCGGCATCGGCGCCAACGCGGTGAGCATGGCCAGCGCGGCCGTCGAGCTGGCGCGGAAGATCTTCGGCGACCTCTCCGGCCGGACGGTGCTCGTGGTCGGCGTGGGGCCGATGAGCGAGATCTGCGCGCGGCACCTGGGCAGCGAGGGCGCCCACGTGCGCGTGGCGAACCGGACCCTCGAGCGCGCGCAGGCGCTGGTGAAGGAGCTGGGCGGAAAGGCCGAGGCGCGGCCGTTCACCGACGTGGCCAAGCTGCTCACCGAGGCCGATGTGGTGGTGACGTCGACCGCCTCGCCCAAGCCCATCTTCAACGTGGAGCTGGTGCAGCCCGCGCTCAAGGCGCGCAAGGGGCGGCCGCTCTTCCTCGTGGATCTCGCGGTGCCGCGCGACGTGGATCCCGCCGTGCACCAGCTCTCCAACGTGTTCGCCTACAACGTCGACGACCTGGAGCGGGTGGTGAAAGAGAACCTGGCCGCGCGCTCCAGCGAGGCCGCGCGCGCCGAGGTGCTCATCGCGGAAGAGGTCGCGCGCTTCATCCGCAGCAAGACCGCGCGCGACGCCGTTCCCATCCTCGGCCAGCTCCGCCGCCGCGCCGACTCCATCGCCATCTCCGAAGCGGAGAAGACCCTGGCCGTGCTCGGCGAGGGCTTGAGCCTGCGCCAGCGCCAGAGCGTCGAGGCCATGGCCAAGGCCATCGTGAACAAGCTCCTGCACGCGCCCACCGCGCGCCTGCGCACCGCGGGCGAGGCCGGCCCGGAAGAGGCCGCCCGCGTGGCCGCCGCTGCCGCCGAGCTGTTTGGATTGGCCGACGAGGGCCCCGCCGACGACGGCGGCGCGCCCGAGGCCGCCCCCATTCCCATCACCCGAGCCGAGGGACAGAAGTGACCGAGCGGATCCGCATTGGCACGCGCAAGAGCGCGCTGGCCCTCTGGCAGGCGAACCACGTGGCGAGCCTCTTGCGAGCGCAGGAGCCCGGCCTGGAGGTGGTGCTCGTGGAGCTGACCACCCAGGGCGACAAGATCCTCGACCGGCCCCTGGCCAGCGTGGGCGGCAAGGGCCTCTTCGTGAAGGAGATCGAGGACGCGCTCTTGCGCCGCGACGTCGACCTCGCCGTGCACTCGCTGAAGGATCTGCCCGCACAGGTGCCGCCGGGGCTGGTCATCGGCGCGGTGCCCACCCGCGAAGACCCCCGCGACGCCCTCTGCTCCCCCGAGTTCCGCACCCTCGACGCCCTGCCGAAGGGCGCCAAGGTGGGCACCAGCTCGCTGCGCCGCGCGTCTCAGCTGCGCGCCCTGCGGCCGGATCTGCAGATCCACAGCATCCGCGGCAACGTGGAGACCCGGCTCAAGAAGATTGAAACCGAAAAGTTACAAGCGGTGGTGCTCGCCTACGCGGGGCTGAAGCGGCTGGGCCTCGAGGCGCGGGCCACCCAGGTGCTGAGCACGGACCAGCTCCTGCCCGCAGTGGGGCAGGGCGCCCTGGCGCTGGAGCAGCGCGTGGGCGACGTGGCCGTGTCGCGCCGGTTGGCGCCGCTGGAGGAAGCCGCGACGCGGGTGTGCGTGGAGGCCGAGCGCGCGTTCCTGGCGCGGCTGCAGGGCGGCTGTCAGGTGCCGCTGGCCGCGCACGCCCAGCTCGAGGGCGAGCTGTTGACCCTCCGCGGGCTGGTGGCAACGCCGGATGGCACGCGCGTCCTGCGCGATGCCGGCACGGCGCCGGTCCCCGACGCCGCCGCGCTGGGCCGGGCGGTGGCCGAGTCGCTGCTGGAGCAGGGGGCCGCGGAGATCCTGGGGACCACGGATCCCGCCGAGCCCATGGCGCCCTG encodes the following:
- a CDS encoding glutamyl-tRNA reductase → MAELFCVGLSHKSAPIEVREKVAVPEEDQAGLLQKVAALPGVSEAMLLSTCNRVELFAAVAGHESAEAVAAQLREKGGDAVRPHLLQHQGEAAVVHLFRVAASLDSMVVGEPQILGQVKDAFSSSVAAGTVGGELTRACEAAFAAAKRVRTETGIGANAVSMASAAVELARKIFGDLSGRTVLVVGVGPMSEICARHLGSEGAHVRVANRTLERAQALVKELGGKAEARPFTDVAKLLTEADVVVTSTASPKPIFNVELVQPALKARKGRPLFLVDLAVPRDVDPAVHQLSNVFAYNVDDLERVVKENLAARSSEAARAEVLIAEEVARFIRSKTARDAVPILGQLRRRADSIAISEAEKTLAVLGEGLSLRQRQSVEAMAKAIVNKLLHAPTARLRTAGEAGPEEAARVAAAAAELFGLADEGPADDGGAPEAAPIPITRAEGQK
- the hemC gene encoding hydroxymethylbilane synthase yields the protein MTERIRIGTRKSALALWQANHVASLLRAQEPGLEVVLVELTTQGDKILDRPLASVGGKGLFVKEIEDALLRRDVDLAVHSLKDLPAQVPPGLVIGAVPTREDPRDALCSPEFRTLDALPKGAKVGTSSLRRASQLRALRPDLQIHSIRGNVETRLKKIETEKLQAVVLAYAGLKRLGLEARATQVLSTDQLLPAVGQGALALEQRVGDVAVSRRLAPLEEAATRVCVEAERAFLARLQGGCQVPLAAHAQLEGELLTLRGLVATPDGTRVLRDAGTAPVPDAAALGRAVAESLLEQGAAEILGTTDPAEPMAP